From the genome of Salvelinus namaycush isolate Seneca chromosome 10, SaNama_1.0, whole genome shotgun sequence, one region includes:
- the rgs4 gene encoding LOW QUALITY PROTEIN: regulator of G-protein signaling 4 (The sequence of the model RefSeq protein was modified relative to this genomic sequence to represent the inferred CDS: substituted 1 base at 1 genomic stop codon), with the protein MCKGLATLPATCLKSAKDIKHKIGFLLQKPEFPTDQKQVKEKTTAXNKHTVNNTVKNKVSPADLEKWKLSFNNLMNCEGGRTVFTAFLKSELSQENLEFWNACEEYKKSAPNKMAVKAKEIYEQYIEADSPNEVNLDSATREETRQNLSIAGLSCFDDAQQKIFTLMEKDSYRRFLHSKLIQDLSLLSTTTPLCALKKIGGKIGCSENRCGA; encoded by the exons ATGTGTAAGGGATTAGCAACACTGCCAGCAACCTGCTTAAAAAG tgcCAAAGACATCAAACACAAGATTGGCTTTCTGCTTCAGAAGCCTGAGTTTCCAACAGACCAGAAACAGGTCAAAGAGAAGACGACCGCT taaaacaaacatacagtcaataatacagtgaaaaataa AGTTTCACCTGCTGATTTGGAGAAATGGAAGCTGTCCTTCAACAACCTGATGAATTGTGAAG gtGGTCGTACTGTGTTTACTGCGTTCCTGAAGTCAGAGCTCAGCCAGGAGAACTTGGAATTCTGGAACGCTTGCGAGGAATACAAAAAGTCTGCCCCAAACAAGATGGCGGTCAAAGCTAAAGAGATCTACGAACAGTACATTGAGGCAGACTCTCCAAATGAG GTGAACCTGGACTCAGCAACGCGAGAGGAGACCAGACAGAACCTGTCTATTGCCGGCTTATCCTGTTTTGATGACGCCCAGCAGAAGATCTTCACTTTGATGGAGAAAGACTCATACAGAAGGTTCCTCCACTCCAAACTGATCCAGGATCTGTCCCTGTTGAGCACCACCACCCCACTCTGTGCACTGAAGAAGATAGGAGGGAAAATAGGCTGTTCTGAGAACAGATGTGGTGCatag